A part of Lacibacter sp. H407 genomic DNA contains:
- a CDS encoding response regulator, with translation MNILVVDDEQDVQVLFEQRFRREIKTGEFNFAFAFSGEAALTYLQEHGHEAVLILSDINMPGMSGLELLEHIKQKYYKPPPVVMMITAYGDEENFNTAKRLGADDFLTKPVDFTSLKEKLKTIN, from the coding sequence ATGAACATTTTAGTAGTAGACGACGAACAGGATGTACAGGTATTGTTTGAGCAACGTTTTCGCAGGGAAATAAAAACCGGTGAATTTAATTTTGCTTTTGCTTTTTCGGGAGAAGCAGCTCTCACTTATCTCCAGGAGCATGGACATGAAGCTGTGCTTATACTCAGCGATATCAACATGCCCGGCATGAGCGGCCTTGAATTACTGGAACACATCAAACAGAAATACTACAAACCACCTCCTGTTGTAATGATGATCACTGCTTATGGTGACGAAGAAAATTTTAATACAGCCAAACGTCTTGGCGCAGATGATTTTTTAACAAAGCCGGTTGATTTTACATCACTGAAAGAAAAACTAAAAACTATCAACTAA
- a CDS encoding adenylate/guanylate cyclase domain-containing protein, with translation MAKILVADDETDLEVLIKQKFRQKIREQEYEFVFAINGTDALEKILQHPDVDIVLSDINMPEMDGLTLLSRLGESNPLIKSVIVSAYGDMENIRTAMNRGAFDFITKPINFEDLQVTMEKTLKHVLHIKDTLKAIKENNILKMYVDETVLNFMGSREYESSLMENETLEATVMFVDICSFTSISETTSADAVVHLLNNYFDVMVKEIIAQGGHVDKFIGDAVMAVFRGNFHLDRAIDAALAVRSKVAMLPSVSDQFTPKVSIGINSGEMISGNIGSVTLKRLDYTVIGDTVNTAQRLQSIAKPNQIVISEAAWHNVKESFNCRKVGDVALKNKQQEVAVYEVMD, from the coding sequence ATGGCCAAAATACTGGTAGCCGATGATGAAACGGATCTTGAGGTGCTGATCAAACAAAAATTCAGGCAAAAGATACGTGAGCAGGAGTATGAATTTGTTTTTGCCATCAACGGAACAGATGCACTGGAAAAAATCCTGCAGCATCCCGATGTTGATATTGTGTTGAGTGATATCAACATGCCGGAAATGGACGGACTGACCTTACTGAGCAGATTGGGTGAATCGAATCCATTGATCAAATCGGTGATCGTATCAGCTTATGGTGATATGGAAAACATCCGCACCGCCATGAACCGAGGTGCATTTGATTTTATTACCAAGCCCATCAACTTTGAAGACCTGCAGGTTACAATGGAAAAAACGTTGAAACATGTTCTGCATATCAAGGATACCTTAAAGGCGATCAAAGAAAACAATATCCTGAAAATGTATGTAGATGAAACGGTGCTCAATTTTATGGGCAGCCGTGAATATGAAAGTTCGTTAATGGAAAACGAAACACTGGAAGCCACGGTTATGTTTGTTGACATTTGCAGCTTTACTTCGATCAGCGAAACCACCAGTGCCGATGCCGTGGTACATCTGCTCAACAATTATTTTGATGTGATGGTGAAAGAAATTATTGCACAGGGCGGCCACGTTGATAAATTTATCGGCGATGCTGTGATGGCAGTGTTCCGTGGAAATTTTCATCTCGACCGTGCCATTGATGCAGCATTGGCAGTTCGCAGCAAAGTTGCTATGCTGCCGTCGGTGTCGGATCAATTCACACCTAAAGTATCCATTGGTATCAACAGCGGGGAAATGATCTCCGGTAATATTGGCTCCGTTACATTAAAGCGGCTGGACTACACCGTTATTGGTGATACAGTAAATACAGCACAACGTTTACAGTCAATTGCAAAACCCAACCAGATCGTTATCAGTGAAGCGGCGTGGCACAATGTAAAGGAATCATTCAACTGTAGAAAAGTGGGTGATGTAGCCTTGAAAAATAAACAACAGGAAGTAGCGGTATATGAAGTAATGGATTGA
- a CDS encoding adenylate/guanylate cyclase domain-containing protein yields MAQPTLKSLLGKRSDTTAWLQQWVDTTKAAIVVEDAQHNILYSSSAAIHEPEFPVTLDDDVAGYVKGDANAIVIAGLLSLMLQKEAEKKKLGTEVLHLYQELNVIYNFSEKLTETIDPDVIAQLTLEQAMHSIPSDSGVVVLWDDESKQLTIPAITGEQLFDEHQLSSNIISLLKIGLNGQSEILSDLALLKEKEMISSDVQSLIYATMKVKHRILGAILLAGKQGEQYSAAHLKLLVTLATQSSTAIESAMLYEKNIREVQEREEAILRIHEVTKKFVPNEFIRLLGKEALTDVKLGDQAEKIVTVLFTDIRDFTSLSEKMTPEENFRFVSSFNERLGPIIRSHNGFINQYLGDSIMAIFPLHPEDALNAAIAMQQAVHELNVQRQLIGLTAIKAGIGMHTGPLIIGITGDENRLDAATISDTVNTAARIESLTKYYKTSLLLSGETMRYITEQEKFKLRHLGKVQLKGKHNLLSIIECINGDSAVKSAIKMNTLLQFNQAMNHYFEQRFDDAIRLFETILAIDPDDHTAKLFMGNAIKYAHDGIPENWKGAEEMLHK; encoded by the coding sequence ATGGCGCAACCTACATTAAAATCATTACTGGGTAAACGAAGTGACACCACTGCTTGGCTGCAACAATGGGTTGACACCACGAAAGCAGCCATTGTGGTGGAAGATGCGCAACATAACATTTTGTACAGTTCATCAGCAGCGATCCATGAGCCGGAGTTTCCTGTTACATTGGATGATGATGTGGCGGGTTATGTAAAAGGCGATGCAAATGCAATTGTTATTGCCGGTTTACTTTCATTGATGCTGCAGAAAGAAGCGGAGAAGAAAAAACTGGGAACAGAAGTACTTCATCTGTACCAGGAGTTAAATGTGATCTATAATTTTTCAGAAAAACTTACAGAAACAATTGATCCGGATGTGATCGCTCAACTTACGTTGGAGCAGGCCATGCATTCCATTCCATCCGATAGCGGTGTGGTTGTGTTGTGGGATGATGAAAGTAAACAGTTAACCATACCGGCCATTACAGGCGAACAGCTTTTTGATGAGCATCAACTCAGCAGCAATATTATTTCACTCTTGAAAATTGGATTGAACGGTCAATCAGAAATATTAAGCGACCTGGCTTTGTTGAAAGAAAAAGAAATGATCAGCAGCGATGTACAATCGTTGATCTATGCAACAATGAAAGTAAAGCACCGCATATTGGGCGCTATTCTTCTTGCAGGGAAACAAGGAGAACAATACTCAGCAGCGCATTTGAAACTATTGGTAACGCTGGCAACGCAATCGTCCACTGCCATTGAAAGTGCTATGCTGTATGAAAAAAATATTCGTGAAGTACAGGAGCGGGAAGAAGCGATCTTACGGATACATGAAGTAACCAAAAAGTTTGTACCGAATGAATTTATTCGATTGTTGGGCAAAGAAGCACTGACGGATGTAAAGCTGGGTGATCAGGCAGAAAAAATCGTAACTGTTTTATTTACTGATATACGTGATTTTACTTCACTGTCAGAAAAAATGACACCGGAAGAAAATTTTCGGTTTGTTTCTTCCTTTAACGAAAGGCTGGGTCCCATCATCCGTTCACACAACGGATTTATCAATCAATACCTCGGCGACTCCATCATGGCAATTTTTCCATTGCACCCGGAAGATGCATTGAATGCAGCCATTGCCATGCAACAAGCCGTACATGAGTTGAATGTGCAACGGCAGTTAATTGGATTAACAGCCATCAAAGCAGGGATCGGTATGCATACCGGCCCGTTGATCATTGGAATTACAGGCGATGAAAATCGATTGGATGCAGCCACTATTTCAGATACGGTGAATACGGCGGCACGTATTGAAAGTCTTACTAAGTACTACAAAACATCATTACTGTTGAGTGGAGAGACCATGCGTTATATTACAGAACAGGAAAAATTTAAATTACGTCATCTGGGGAAAGTGCAGTTAAAAGGAAAACACAATCTGCTGAGTATTATTGAATGCATCAACGGCGACAGTGCCGTTAAATCAGCAATAAAAATGAATACATTATTACAGTTTAACCAGGCGATGAACCATTATTTTGAGCAACGCTTTGATGATGCAATCCGGTTGTTTGAAACCATCCTTGCAATTGATCCGGACGATCACACTGCAAAACTATTTATGGGAAATGCAATAAAGTATGCTCATGATGGTATTCCCGAAAACTGGAAAGGTGCAGAAGAAATGCTGCATAAGTAA
- a CDS encoding response regulator transcription factor encodes MEQKILIVDDEAHIRMLIGQTLEELEDEGVEFLTAENGEIALDMIQKEKPELVFLDVMMPKMNGMEVCRRVKKELQMNDVFIVLLTAKGQETDRQKGQDVGADVYMTKPFDPEVLLQKAKEVLGL; translated from the coding sequence ATGGAACAAAAAATTTTAATTGTAGATGACGAGGCACATATCCGTATGCTGATTGGTCAAACGTTGGAAGAGCTGGAAGATGAAGGCGTTGAATTTTTAACGGCAGAGAACGGAGAAATTGCACTCGACATGATCCAGAAAGAAAAACCAGAGTTGGTATTTCTGGATGTAATGATGCCGAAGATGAATGGCATGGAAGTTTGCCGGCGAGTAAAAAAAGAATTGCAAATGAATGATGTGTTCATTGTATTACTAACAGCAAAGGGACAGGAAACCGACCGGCAAAAAGGACAGGATGTTGGTGCTGATGTATATATGACCAAACCATTTGACCCGGAAGTATTATTGCAAAAAGCGAAAGAAGTATTAGGGCTTTAG
- a CDS encoding GAF domain-containing protein, whose product MVKDALRIAELEKLLAERTAELIQQGEELAVINSVQEALVKELDMQAIYDLIGNKIQELFDAQAVIISTFDHEADTEHFQYTIENGERFYPEPRPINKLRRHLIDSKQKVLIQTEEDAIEWFGKEVIPGTKFMKSGVFMPLISGDVVTSYISLQNVEKEHAFSDSEIRLLETLANSMSAALQNARLLKETEQRTAELAVINSVQEGLAKELDIQAIYDLVGNRIRELFDAQVVGIATFDHEKATEHIHYLIEKGERYYPTPKPINSLRRHIITNREKLVINKNFATVADTFGIKPVPGTQQPKAAVYVPMLIGEKITGYVSLQNIDKENAFSESDLRLLETLANTMGVALENARLFDETTRLLKETEQQKAELGVINSVQEGLSKELDMQAIYDLVGERIRKLFNAQAVVIATFDHDTATEHFKYLIEDGQRFYLASRPYDKLRQHLILTKQKIVINENYAEAYAKFGLRTLPGTNPTKSAVFVPLIIGDKVNSYISLQNNETEHAFSESDVRLLETLANSMSVALENARLFDETTRLLKETEQRTAELAVINSVQEGLARELDMKAIYDLVGNKIRDVFDAQGVIIATFDHETGTERFNYLLEKGERYYAEPRRYDKLRYQLIMTKQKILINDNIEKAFADFGLKVVEGTETPKSLLYVPLIVGNKVTSYVSLQNVDKENAFTDSDVRLLETLANSMSVALENARLFDETTRLLNETEQRTAELAVINSVQEGLAKELDMQGIYNLVGDRLCELFPDSQTLVIRTFEHEAGLEVWHYAKEKGERQHVEPRPLNWNSRQLILTQKSLDIKENYVEISRQHGGTGVTTGQPPKSAVFVPMLVGDVVKGSISLQNVDKEHAFTDSDLRLLTTITNSMSVALENARLFDETTLLLAESKQRAAELSTVNSIGKALASQLNANELIGMVGNQLKDLFNANIVYLALLNQKDNIIYFPYQYGDNMAPMKLGEGLTSKIILTGEPLLINKDVAELTEQLGIQKIGLPSASYLGVPIPVGDENLGVLSVQSTELENRFNENDLRLLSTIASSVGVALRNANLFEDVKQAKMEAEAASKAAEKANDAKSAFLSTVSHELRTPLTSVLGFAKIIRKRLDEKIFPIVDKSDPKTEKTIGQISDNLKVVISEGERLTHLINDVLDLAKIEAGKMEWNQENVSMQEVAERAIAATTSLFDQKSIELIKQIDTDLPEITGDKDKLIQVMINLISNSVKFTDAGSVTCHVYKEKEEIIVSITDTGIGIAPEDFGAVFEQFKQVGGDTLTDKPKGTGLGLPICKEIVEHHGGRIWLESEQGMGSTFSFALPVSKTAASTRPVHLNDLIKQLKEQVAHSQLKLIGSAAKILIVDDDDSIRSLLQQELGDAGYAIDEASNGKEALEKVRDNRPDLIILDIMMPEMNGFDVAAVLKNDPETMDIPIIVLSVVQDKARGFRIGVDRYLTKPIDTGLLFNEIGSLLEQGKSKKKVMIVDQDAGAVKTLTDVLATKGYEVSESVEKELVEQAIASQPDIIIINSALSGKHDIVQTLRFEKGLENVLFIVYQ is encoded by the coding sequence ATGGTAAAAGACGCACTCCGCATTGCAGAACTGGAAAAGTTATTGGCTGAACGTACTGCTGAATTAATACAACAGGGCGAAGAACTGGCTGTGATCAACAGTGTACAGGAAGCACTGGTAAAAGAGCTCGACATGCAGGCCATCTACGACCTGATAGGTAATAAAATACAAGAGCTGTTTGATGCACAGGCGGTGATCATTTCCACATTCGATCACGAAGCAGATACAGAACATTTTCAATACACCATCGAAAACGGCGAACGGTTTTATCCTGAACCCCGCCCCATCAATAAATTACGCCGGCACTTAATTGATTCAAAACAAAAAGTATTGATCCAAACAGAAGAAGATGCTATCGAATGGTTTGGCAAGGAAGTAATACCAGGTACAAAGTTTATGAAATCGGGTGTGTTTATGCCGCTGATTTCGGGTGATGTGGTAACAAGTTATATCAGTTTGCAGAATGTAGAAAAGGAACATGCCTTCAGCGATTCTGAAATTCGATTGCTTGAAACGCTGGCCAACAGTATGAGTGCGGCATTGCAGAATGCACGATTGCTCAAAGAAACCGAACAGCGTACCGCAGAATTGGCTGTGATCAACAGTGTGCAGGAAGGCCTTGCCAAGGAACTGGATATTCAGGCCATATACGATTTGGTGGGTAACCGTATCCGTGAGTTGTTTGATGCACAGGTGGTGGGTATTGCTACTTTCGATCATGAAAAGGCAACAGAACATATTCATTATCTCATCGAAAAAGGAGAGCGCTATTATCCTACACCAAAACCGATCAATTCATTAAGAAGGCATATCATCACAAACCGTGAAAAGCTGGTGATCAATAAGAATTTTGCAACCGTTGCTGATACATTTGGGATCAAACCGGTGCCAGGCACGCAACAACCAAAAGCAGCAGTATATGTTCCGATGTTGATCGGTGAAAAGATCACGGGTTATGTAAGTCTGCAGAATATTGATAAAGAAAATGCCTTCAGTGAATCTGATTTGCGATTATTGGAAACACTGGCCAACACCATGGGCGTTGCATTGGAAAATGCCAGGCTGTTTGATGAAACTACACGTCTGTTAAAAGAAACTGAACAGCAAAAAGCAGAGCTGGGTGTAATCAACAGTGTGCAGGAAGGGTTATCGAAAGAGCTGGATATGCAGGCCATTTATGATCTGGTGGGCGAACGTATCCGTAAATTGTTTAATGCACAGGCCGTTGTAATTGCCACTTTTGATCATGATACCGCTACTGAACATTTTAAGTATTTAATTGAAGATGGACAGCGTTTTTATTTGGCATCAAGACCATACGATAAACTACGGCAACATCTGATCCTTACAAAACAAAAGATCGTCATCAATGAAAACTATGCAGAAGCTTATGCAAAGTTTGGATTGAGAACATTGCCGGGAACCAATCCAACAAAATCGGCTGTATTTGTACCACTCATTATTGGCGATAAAGTAAACAGCTATATCAGTTTACAGAATAACGAAACAGAACATGCATTCAGTGAATCGGATGTGCGTTTACTGGAAACATTGGCCAATAGTATGAGCGTGGCATTGGAAAATGCACGACTCTTTGATGAAACTACAAGGTTGCTGAAAGAAACCGAACAACGTACAGCAGAACTTGCGGTGATCAACAGTGTACAGGAAGGCCTGGCACGTGAGCTGGATATGAAAGCCATTTACGATCTGGTGGGTAACAAGATCCGTGATGTGTTTGATGCACAGGGTGTCATCATTGCAACTTTTGATCATGAAACAGGAACAGAGCGGTTCAATTATTTGCTGGAGAAAGGAGAACGGTATTATGCAGAACCACGACGTTACGATAAACTGCGTTACCAGTTGATCATGACCAAACAAAAAATACTGATCAACGATAATATTGAAAAAGCCTTTGCTGATTTTGGATTAAAAGTGGTTGAAGGAACTGAAACACCTAAATCATTATTATATGTTCCGTTGATCGTTGGGAATAAAGTAACCAGTTATGTGAGTCTGCAGAATGTAGATAAAGAAAATGCATTTACAGATTCCGATGTTCGTTTATTGGAAACATTGGCTAACAGTATGAGTGTGGCACTGGAAAATGCACGGCTCTTTGATGAAACTACAAGACTGTTGAATGAAACTGAACAACGAACAGCAGAACTTGCCGTTATCAACAGTGTGCAGGAAGGTTTGGCAAAAGAGCTCGATATGCAGGGCATTTACAATTTGGTAGGCGATCGTTTATGTGAATTATTCCCTGATTCGCAGACATTGGTGATCCGCACATTTGAGCATGAAGCCGGGCTTGAAGTTTGGCATTATGCAAAGGAAAAGGGAGAACGGCAACATGTTGAACCACGGCCTCTGAACTGGAACAGTAGACAACTGATTCTAACGCAGAAATCTTTAGATATCAAAGAAAATTATGTTGAGATATCGAGGCAACATGGAGGTACAGGCGTAACTACTGGTCAGCCACCTAAGTCGGCTGTTTTTGTTCCCATGCTCGTAGGCGATGTTGTAAAAGGATCCATCAGTTTACAAAATGTAGATAAGGAACATGCTTTTACTGATTCAGATCTTCGCCTTCTTACCACGATTACCAACAGTATGAGTGTTGCATTGGAAAATGCACGTTTGTTTGATGAAACAACATTGCTTTTAGCCGAATCAAAACAACGTGCTGCCGAACTGAGTACAGTAAACAGTATCGGTAAAGCATTGGCATCACAGCTAAATGCAAATGAATTAATTGGCATGGTGGGTAATCAGTTGAAAGATCTGTTCAATGCCAATATCGTTTACCTCGCATTACTGAATCAAAAAGACAATATCATTTATTTCCCGTACCAGTATGGCGATAATATGGCTCCCATGAAACTTGGTGAAGGGCTTACGTCAAAAATTATTTTAACAGGCGAACCTTTACTGATCAATAAAGATGTGGCTGAATTAACGGAACAACTGGGAATTCAAAAAATCGGTTTGCCTTCAGCATCTTATCTCGGAGTACCGATTCCTGTTGGTGATGAGAATCTGGGTGTGCTGAGTGTACAAAGCACGGAACTTGAAAACCGCTTTAATGAAAATGATCTCCGGTTGTTATCAACCATTGCATCATCAGTTGGTGTTGCGTTGCGGAATGCAAATTTGTTTGAAGATGTAAAGCAGGCGAAGATGGAAGCAGAGGCAGCCAGTAAAGCAGCTGAAAAGGCTAATGATGCAAAGAGTGCATTTCTTTCAACCGTAAGTCATGAATTACGAACACCATTAACATCTGTACTCGGGTTTGCAAAGATCATCCGCAAGCGATTAGATGAAAAAATATTTCCGATCGTTGATAAGAGCGATCCGAAAACAGAAAAAACAATTGGACAGATCTCGGATAATCTGAAAGTAGTGATCTCCGAAGGAGAACGGTTAACACACCTGATCAACGATGTATTGGATCTTGCAAAAATTGAAGCAGGTAAAATGGAATGGAATCAGGAAAATGTTTCCATGCAGGAAGTGGCAGAGCGTGCCATCGCTGCAACCACATCGTTGTTCGATCAGAAATCAATTGAACTCATCAAACAAATTGATACAGATCTTCCTGAAATTACCGGCGACAAGGACAAGTTGATCCAGGTAATGATCAATCTCATTTCCAACTCTGTAAAATTTACCGACGCCGGTTCTGTTACATGCCATGTGTATAAAGAAAAAGAAGAAATTATTGTAAGTATTACAGATACAGGCATTGGTATTGCACCCGAAGATTTTGGTGCTGTGTTTGAACAGTTCAAACAAGTGGGTGGCGATACTTTAACGGATAAGCCAAAGGGAACAGGTTTGGGCTTACCTATTTGCAAGGAAATTGTAGAACACCATGGAGGTCGCATTTGGCTGGAAAGCGAACAAGGGATGGGCAGTACGTTCTCGTTTGCATTACCTGTTAGTAAAACGGCTGCATCAACAAGACCGGTACACCTGAATGATCTCATCAAACAATTGAAAGAGCAGGTGGCACATTCGCAACTCAAACTCATTGGCAGTGCAGCAAAAATTCTGATCGTTGATGATGATGATTCCATCCGCTCGTTGTTGCAGCAGGAATTGGGTGATGCAGGTTATGCAATTGATGAAGCCAGTAATGGAAAAGAAGCACTTGAAAAGGTTAGAGACAATCGTCCCGATCTGATCATACTTGATATTATGATGCCGGAGATGAATGGCTTTGATGTTGCGGCTGTTTTAAAAAACGATCCTGAAACAATGGATATACCCATTATCGTTTTATCTGTTGTACAGGATAAAGCAAGAGGTTTCAGAATTGGTGTCGACAGGTATCTCACCAAACCAATCGATACAGGGCTGCTCTTTAATGAAATTGGCAGCTTACTGGAGCAAGGCAAATCAAAAAAGAAAGTAATGATCGTTGATCAGGATGCCGGTGCGGTAAAAACATTAACCGATGTGTTGGCCACCAAAGGATACGAAGTAAGTGAATCAGTTGAAAAAGAATTGGTGGAGCAGGCCATTGCCAGTCAGCCCGATATTATTATCATCAACTCAGCACTTTCAGGTAAACATGATATTGTACAAACACTCCGTTTTGAAAAAGGATTGGAGAATGTATTGTTCATCGTTTACCAGTAA
- a CDS encoding DUF2490 domain-containing protein: MKPAFLVFVLALITVSSVAQRNPEVQTQNHFWWSINNQLRVSNKWSVVADAHIRRTDFLKNNSFYFLRLGAVYHIKPTFNIGGGGGHLWLANRNGATELFTNENRLYQHAQLTHSFGNIRLQQRLRIEERWQQRVVNFLPTNQYRYSTRYRYQLSANIPVSKNAYIPSIAIADELLLQTGNDIIYNTFDQNRLFAGIRQQITPSLSFDAGYMLVYQQRLSGYQYNRNHTIRLFFYWQPDLRKKQTAGTTHTILPDEQ, encoded by the coding sequence TTGAAACCCGCATTTCTCGTTTTCGTATTGGCGCTCATCACTGTTTCCTCTGTTGCACAACGTAACCCCGAAGTACAAACACAAAATCATTTTTGGTGGAGTATCAACAATCAACTCCGTGTGAGCAATAAATGGAGTGTGGTTGCCGATGCACATATCCGCCGCACCGATTTTCTGAAAAACAACAGCTTTTATTTTCTGCGGCTGGGTGCTGTTTATCATATTAAGCCAACGTTTAATATTGGCGGCGGTGGTGGTCATTTATGGCTGGCCAACCGCAATGGCGCCACTGAATTATTTACCAATGAGAACCGGTTGTATCAACATGCACAACTCACACATTCGTTTGGTAACATACGATTACAGCAACGGTTACGGATCGAAGAGCGATGGCAACAACGGGTAGTGAATTTTTTACCAACTAATCAATATCGGTACAGTACACGTTACCGTTATCAGTTATCGGCCAATATCCCTGTAAGTAAAAACGCATACATCCCTTCAATTGCCATTGCTGATGAATTACTGCTCCAAACAGGCAATGACATTATTTATAATACGTTCGATCAAAACCGGCTGTTTGCAGGCATTCGGCAACAAATCACCCCATCTCTTTCATTTGATGCCGGATACATGTTGGTGTATCAGCAACGTTTAAGTGGTTATCAATACAACCGCAACCACACCATCCGTTTATTTTTTTACTGGCAGCCCGATCTTCGAAAAAAACAAACTGCAGGCACCACTCATACAATTTTACCAGACGAACAATAA